In Lasioglossum baleicum chromosome 19, iyLasBale1, whole genome shotgun sequence, the following proteins share a genomic window:
- the LOC143218284 gene encoding growth arrest-specific protein 1, giving the protein MSHWCDRSAIVLTGMLLLSMIMWNTARSTIMRCEDAKLRCAYRTGCGSALQHYLTGCAPVLQGDDCSETCQHALIALTSTDEGKELMTCECENDLCLQSKQRVEICRSSVQMAMNRTRVSCRVATWICNADALCQTALSYYNRFCKSMFQGRKCTKRCKNSINILTRQEKAAKLNTCQCDGFEDYDCKGIHRNMNLLCFGKIHHGYRDVNIEDDRRNEFLRPNMTLRGDAVQILVDRRLFLLSLLIYHILKARQD; this is encoded by the exons ATGTCACACTGGTGCGATCGTTCGGCCATAGTCCTAACGGGTATGCTGTTGTTGAGTATGATAATGTGGAATACGGCAAGGAGCACAATAATGAGGTGCGAAGACGCGAAACTGAGGTGTGCTTACAGAACAGGCTGTGGTTCTGCTCTGCAACACTATCTTACAGGCTGCGCGCCCGTTCTCCAAGGCGATGACTGTTCCGAGACATGCCAACATGCCCTCATTGCTTTGACAAGCACCGACGAGGGCAAAGAACTTATGACA TGCGAATGCGAAAATGACTTATGTCTACAATCGAAGCAGAGGGTTGAAATCTGCAGATCTTCCGTGCAAATGGCAATGAACAGGACCAGGGTGTCCTGCAGAGTCGCAACTTGGATTTGTAACGCGGATGCCCTCTGTCAGACTGCCCTTTCCTACTATAATAGATTTTGCAAGAGCATGTTCCAAGGACGAAAGTGTACAAAACG gtgtaaaaattcaataaatatcCTTACAAGGCAAGAGAAAGCAGCGAAATTAAATACATGTCAGTGCGATGGTTTCGAAGATTATGACTGTAAAGGAATCCATAGGAATATGAATCTACTTTGTTTTGGTAAAATACACCATGGTTATCGTGACGTTAATATCGAAGATGACAGAAGGAATGAGTTCCTAAGACCAAACATGACTCTAAGAGGAGATGCTGTTCAAATATTAGTTGATAGAAGACTATTTCTACTTTCCCTACTTATTTATCATATACTTAAAGCAAGGCAAG ACTGA
- the Rpn3 gene encoding regulatory particle non-ATPase 3: MGVPVAAKNPEAMDVDIIPSESQNGDGDVIDKKDIDLQTIHDIREHARQIEKAVQSKEPRFILRVLRSLPNTRRRLNFNVLHSTIVSFYLKPCSEREALLSRLEESTEVEETQKLRPTALSSLPEIDAYILLLVLMRLIDTGRYEQAVQCSEELLQKIIAQNRRTIDLIAAKCYFYYSRAYELVGRLDKIRGLLHLRLRTATLRNDFEGQAVLINCLLRNYLHYNLYDQADKLVLKSTFPESASNNEWARFLYYLGRIKAARLEYSAAHKYLVQALRKAPQSTAVGFRQTVQKLAVTVELLLGDIPERQTFRQAAMRRALAPYFQLTQAVRLGNLQRFGEVLENFGPQFRADHTFTLILRLRHNVIKTAIRSIGLSYSRISPAYIAMKLGLDSSVDAEFIVAKAIRDGVIEATLELENGYMRSKETTDIYCTKEPLLAFHQRITFCLDLHNQSVKAMRYPPKSYGKDLESAEERREREQQDLELAKEMAEEDDDGFP, from the exons ATGGGAGTGCCCGTTGCAGCGAAGAATCCTGAAGCTATGGACGTGGACATAATTCCGTCAGAATCTCAGAACGGTGACGGAGACGTGATTGATAAGAAGGATATTGATCTCCAAACGATTCACGATATTCGTGAGCATGCTCGTCAGATAGAGAAAGCGGTGCAGAGCAAAGAGCCTCGTTTCATTCTGAGAGTGTTACGTTCGTTACCTAACACACGTCGCAGATTAAACTTCAATGTTTTGCATTCGACCATCGTGAGTTTTTACTTGAAACCATGTTCGGAACGCGAGGCATTGCTATCCAGATTAGAAGAATCTACCGAAGTAGAAGAAACTCAGAAACTACGCCCTACAGCTTTGAGTTCCTTGCCGGAAATCGATGCTTACATTCTTCTGCTGGTTCTCATGCGTTTAATAGATACTGGAAGATATGAGCAAGCGGTTCAATGTTCCGAGGAATTGTTACAAAAGATCATTGCACAGAATAGGCGTACCATCGATTTGATCGCCGCGAAATGTTATTTCTATTATTCGAGAGCGTACGAGCTAGTCGGAAGATTGGATAAAATTCGAGGACTGTTGCACCTGAGATTAAGGACAGCGACGTTGAGAAACGATTTCGAAGGACAGGCGGTATTGATTAATTGCTTATTAAGGAATTACTTGCATTATAATCTGTACGATCAAGCAGACAAGCTTGTACTCAAGTCGACGTTCCCCGAGTCTGCTAGCAACAACGAATGGGCCAGATTCTTGTATTATTTAGGACGTATCAAAGCAGCTAGATTAGAGTACTCTGCTGCCCACAAGTACTTGGTTCAG GCTCTCAGAAAAGCTCCTCAAAGCACCGCAGTTGGTTTCCGTCAAACAGTTCAGAAACTAGCTGTGACGGTAGAACTTCTACTTGGAGATATTCCCGAACGGCAAACTTTCCGGCAAGCAGCGATGCGTCGCGCATTGGCTCCGTATTTTCAATTAACGCAAGCTGTGCGTTTAGGAAATCTCCAACGTTTTGGAGAGGTTTTAGAAAACTTCGGTCCACAGTTCAGAGCAGATCATACATTTACTCTGATCCTCAGATTGAGACACAACGTTATTAAGACTGCGATTAGATCGATCGGACTCTCCTATTCGAGAATTTCTCCTGCATACATCGCAATGAAACTAGGCTTAGATTCGAGCGTCGACGCTGAATTTATTGTAGCTAAAGCTATTAGGGACGGAGTGATCGAAGCTACTTTAGAATTGGAGAACGGATACATGCGTAGCAAAGAGACTACCGATATTTATTGTACTAAAGAGCCGTTGCTCGCGTTCCACCAGAGAATTACATTCTGCTTAGACTTGCACAATCAGAGCGTTAAAGCCATGAGATATCCACCAAAGTCGTATGGAAAAGACCTTGAATCGGCCGAAGAACGTAGAGAAAGGGAACAACAAGATTTGGAACTTGCTAAAGAAATGGCAGAGGAGGACGACGATGGATTTCCTTAG